The Winogradskyella schleiferi genome contains the following window.
CTTCTAACGATACTATTCTAGCAACGTTCGACCTATATTTGAAAAATGAAGATTTGTTGTTATTTAAAGATGAACAATTAATTTCCAGTGTCTCTAAACATAGTTATCACATTATTCAGGGTAAGTTTATTATGCATTTACTTTGTACTTTGTACAACAACTTAGAAAGTGATTGGATTGGCACATTTCATGGATCAACAATTACAGATGGAAATTCATCTATCCTATTTATTGGTGATTCTGGAAAAGGCAAAAGTACCCTATGTGCATTATTAGTCGCCAATGGTTTTCACTTATTGGCAGATGATGTCTCTCCCCTACTTTCAAAAGATGAACATATATATTATAATCCGTCTGCAATTTCAATAAAGAAAGGTGCGTTCAATTTGCTTGAACCTTTAGTAAATAACTTTGAAGATTTACCTATTGTAAAATTCAACAAAACTAAAGGTGATTTAAAGTATATGCCTTGTAACAAACCTAAAAAAGACCATTATCCATGTGCTGCTATAACTTTAGTGAATTATAACCCCAAGTCTAAGACTAAATTAGAAAAAGTTTCTATTAAAACCATTTTAGAAACTATAATCCCAGATTCTTGGTTGTCACCTAATCCCATGCATGCCATGCAATTTTTAGATTGGCTTGGTCAATTAGAGCTTTACCAATTAACGTATAGTGATACCAAAAGTGTAACTGCTGAAGTTTCAAATTTGTTTCAACAATTAAATAAAAAACGGTAATTGCTTATATTAGTAGTACATTGAGAGACCTATGGGCAATTTAAACAGTACATTTCAACATATTGCAGATATCCTAAGTTTTGAAATTCCAAATTCTCAACTTGAAGAAAGATTTGAACCTCCATACTATAATTGGGATCCATTAGTCGTTGAAGGCAGCAAACATTTAGTGCTACCTGCTTTATACTGTAGATTAAAAGCTAGAAACTTATTATACTTATTACCCGATGACTTAAATCACTATTTAGAAGAAATAACCTCGATTAATAGAAACAGAAATAAGGCTATTTTAAAACAAGTCAACGCAGTATCTAAGCTACTAAACAACAACAATATAGAGCATGTGTTTTTAAAAGGAGCTGCGCTTTTGGCTTCAGGCTGTTATAATGATAACGCCGAACGCATGGTAGGTGATATCGATATTTTAGTCAATGAACGGCAAGTGTATGACGCTTTTAATTTACTTAAGTCTAATGGTTATAACAAATCATTTGGTTATGCATATGAGACTATAGACTTTAGGCATTTAGATAAATTAATTTCGGAAAACGAGATCGCAGCAATTGAAATTCACTCGCACCTTTTAAATAAAAAGTATCGATCTTTAATCCATTTACAATCGCTTCTTAACACTAAAAATGTTATAAACGATATAGCTATACCCAAGACATATTATTTAAGTATGCATCAAATATGTAGTTGGCAACTGAATGATAAAGGTCACTATTACACGTTTCCCAACTTCAAAATACTTTATGATGTTATTAAAGTAAATTCAAATAAAGATGAGGCACTAATTTCCAATTTAATTAATTTGAAATACGGGAAATCGTTTTTTGAAATTGGTAAATTTTACTTTAAAGAATTTTCACATATTCATTCAGACATTTATATGATTTATATTGGTTTATCATATAAATCACTTATGAATTGTAAACCGCTTAGGATATTTGTAAAAAAAGCAAAATCGATAAACCATTTTATATTAAAGCGTCTGCATCTTCTGCTCACAAATAGGAGTTATACAAGACATATTTTTAAAAAAGTTTTCAATTAAAAGTCCTTCCTGTTTTCAGAATAGCATTGTTAAAAAGAAATCCTTTATTTCAGGTAATTTTTGCAGTTTAAATGCAGTTTAATTTCGCTAAATTTCTAATTTTCTTACAAAGAAAGCTCTTGTTTTACCTAGGAAACACAAAATATATAAGCATAAAAATTAAATAATTATAAATTTACAACCTATTATCAGCAATTTTTAATTTATTTTGCGCAATTATTGTAATAACTTTACTTCAATATTTGTTTTATAGTCCATAAAGTTTAACTTTGGGCAAAATTATTTTAGAAATGAAAAAATTAATTTTATTAGGATTGTTAGTGTCATTTAGTTTATCTTCTTTTGCACAACGAGATACTAAGGATTGGTATTTAAGTGTTGGAGTTAACGCCATTAACACTTTAGGATCTCAAAATCCTTTTTATAACCCTGGAGACTGGAGTTACCAAACCCCTATTTCTGCTGCGATTGAATTTAATTGGGCTAAGAATTTTGCTATAGAACAGTCTATTACGTTTAATGGCTTTACAGATGAAAGTCAAGTTGATGTTGTTCATGATTTTGAAGAATTAGAAAAAGACTATAACTATTTATCCTTTGACACGCACGTAAAATATTATTTTGGAAATCATATTTTCCGAAATGCAGATTGGATTGATTTTTATGCCAATGCAGGTATCGGTTTCTTTCATATAGATGAAACCAATCTCACTGGTAATCTTGGTGGTGGCGTTTTAGTATGGCTTAACCAAAGTAGATCTTTTGGTTTAAGGGGTCAAATAATAAGTAAGTTTGCTTTTGATCATTCTGAAAGTTATATCGATAATAATCATTATCAATACCATTTACAGGTTATCTTTAAATTGTAAATAAAATACTATTTTATATAAAAAAAGACTCAAATATGAGTCTTTTTTTTGGTCTTATATTTAAATAAACTGAGCTCTTCCGGAAAAAAACAGTTTAATTTCCCATCCAATTCCATAGGCTTCTCAAATAAGTATCTTTAAACGTACCGTTTAAAACTTAAAATTTAGCATCTGTCGAATGTACTTGTAAAGTTCTGGAAATTGAGATTTGAATTCCGATGGTGTCTCAATAAAATTTTCCAATAATACAGCGAAAAACTCGAAATGGTTAGTGAAAGCATAAGCTCTGAAATATTTAGAAGCAATTAAGTTTTCCCTAACGGTTTGATGATTCTGTAAATAAGTAATTAAGTTATGAAACCCTTGGTTAAATATCACGCTGCTAACGTCATTATTTAAGGAAGCATTGAGATGAATGGCATGGCCAAACTCATGGATACCAAGGTTAAGGTTGTCATCACCTATGTGATAACCTTGTTTAAAATCTTCCCAAGAAAACACAATCGCTTTTAATTGCGGATTGGTTTCGCCTTTATGATGTGTTTCATTAATTGTGGAATAATAGGCTTTGGGATAGATAATTACAGTTTTAAGGATATCCAATAAGTACTTTCTAAATCCGAAAGTTAACATTATCGATGTGGCTGCCATTAGGACTTTCATCTGCTCTGTTACGACAAGCTCTTGCATACCCACAAATTCAGTCTTTTTAATAAAAGTAGCTACACGATGCTCAAAATGACGCTGCTGCTTATAGCTTAAGTTTCTAAAAAACTCATATTCATTTTTTAAGATAGAATATTGTTCAGTATTGAGCTTTTTGAGTTTGATATAGTGATGAACGAATACTGGTTTTTTGAAGAATGATACATATAAAAATTGAAAAGTCTTAATCAGTCTATACAAGATAAAAATCACTATTACACTAACGCCTATTGGTATAACGTAACTATAAATTAATTCCCATTCAAATTTTTCCTGCTCCGTTTGCAACATCATATATAAGTCGTATACTTTTTTATAAAAGCCTTATATACTTTGAGCTTTTAATACAAACCTATACGGCTTGCTGAATCGTTTAGTCGTTGCACAAATGTATTGAAAAATTCAAATTTCTAATCCTTATACGCTATCAAAATAGTTGAATTAAAATCTCCCGTAAATCCGAGCGACATATATAGACTGTAATTATTGGTTTAAAAAACTCCGCAAGCGATTGCTCGAAAATTATCAGATGTCGTGGGAGTTATATTCTCCAACACTTCAGACGTATTTATAATAGATTTTTAAATATAAATATGACTATCCAATTTTATAATACGCGTCAGAAATTAAAAATCCGTAAAATCTTGCTGTAAATCTGGTTTACGTTGTTTAATATTGAAAGGATAATCTCTGATTAAAATTACAATATCTACTCAATACTCAAATTACAAATAGAACTAATACTCTTTGATACGTTTAGAAAAGTTTGGATTTTGGCATTGATTTTTCCCTCTTATGCCCATTCAAGAAAATTGAAGCCGGTTTTTTTATCATGAGCAATCGTTCTTCCTTGTCAAAATAATAATTATCATATGCAGAAATGATTTCAAAATTAAGACGTTTATAGATATTGATTGCAGCTATGTTATAGGGATGAACCGTTAGGCAAATTTCACGACAAAGATTATACTCTAAAAGCGTAATTAATTTTTCGGTCAATTGTTTTCCTATGTTCCTACCTCTTGCCTCTGGAAGTACGACCAAAGACAACAACCAACCTTGATTTAATTTTGCAGAGAGATTGCCTAAAGAATATCCTAAAATTTCATTTTTATCCTCAGCTACTAAAAAATAGTCTTGAGAAACATCAAATAACTGTCGTAAGACAAATAGTGGATAACCGCCACCGTCAAAGCTTAAACGTTCTATTGTAT
Protein-coding sequences here:
- a CDS encoding zinc-dependent peptidase; the encoded protein is MMLQTEQEKFEWELIYSYVIPIGVSVIVIFILYRLIKTFQFLYVSFFKKPVFVHHYIKLKKLNTEQYSILKNEYEFFRNLSYKQQRHFEHRVATFIKKTEFVGMQELVVTEQMKVLMAATSIMLTFGFRKYLLDILKTVIIYPKAYYSTINETHHKGETNPQLKAIVFSWEDFKQGYHIGDDNLNLGIHEFGHAIHLNASLNNDVSSVIFNQGFHNLITYLQNHQTVRENLIASKYFRAYAFTNHFEFFAVLLENFIETPSEFKSQFPELYKYIRQMLNFKF
- a CDS encoding outer membrane beta-barrel protein, whose amino-acid sequence is MKKLILLGLLVSFSLSSFAQRDTKDWYLSVGVNAINTLGSQNPFYNPGDWSYQTPISAAIEFNWAKNFAIEQSITFNGFTDESQVDVVHDFEELEKDYNYLSFDTHVKYYFGNHIFRNADWIDFYANAGIGFFHIDETNLTGNLGGGVLVWLNQSRSFGLRGQIISKFAFDHSESYIDNNHYQYHLQVIFKL
- a CDS encoding nucleotidyltransferase family protein produces the protein MGNLNSTFQHIADILSFEIPNSQLEERFEPPYYNWDPLVVEGSKHLVLPALYCRLKARNLLYLLPDDLNHYLEEITSINRNRNKAILKQVNAVSKLLNNNNIEHVFLKGAALLASGCYNDNAERMVGDIDILVNERQVYDAFNLLKSNGYNKSFGYAYETIDFRHLDKLISENEIAAIEIHSHLLNKKYRSLIHLQSLLNTKNVINDIAIPKTYYLSMHQICSWQLNDKGHYYTFPNFKILYDVIKVNSNKDEALISNLINLKYGKSFFEIGKFYFKEFSHIHSDIYMIYIGLSYKSLMNCKPLRIFVKKAKSINHFILKRLHLLLTNRSYTRHIFKKVFN
- a CDS encoding GNAT family N-acetyltransferase, with the protein product MITIRKATLDDLEAIHTIERLSFDGGGYPLFVLRQLFDVSQDYFLVAEDKNEILGYSLGNLSAKLNQGWLLSLVVLPEARGRNIGKQLTEKLITLLEYNLCREICLTVHPYNIAAINIYKRLNFEIISAYDNYYFDKEERLLMIKKPASIFLNGHKREKSMPKSKLF